From Phenylobacterium montanum, the proteins below share one genomic window:
- a CDS encoding DsbA family protein — protein MKFLRLPLAVAVFAAALSGCSRADDAFDAKVHAYLLAHPEVIQEAMQKLQEKQEAQAVAKAKVAIAANRKAIEQDPRDFVANPNGKVTLTEFYDYRCPHCVNIAPGVLNLIKANPDLRVVFKEFPIFGAASERAAAGAVLVKQSGGDYLGVYHDFMTTRPLDEAAVDRILKAHGTDPARLDDALVRAAADRQLADVRNLAISLDIDGTPAFIIGDTLIPGEDLDAVKAAIAKARAKG, from the coding sequence ATGAAATTCCTGCGCCTTCCGCTCGCCGTCGCCGTCTTTGCGGCCGCGCTCAGCGGCTGCAGCCGCGCCGACGACGCCTTCGACGCCAAGGTCCACGCCTATCTTCTGGCCCACCCCGAGGTGATCCAGGAGGCGATGCAGAAGCTGCAGGAGAAGCAGGAGGCCCAGGCCGTGGCCAAGGCCAAGGTGGCCATCGCCGCGAACCGCAAGGCCATCGAGCAGGACCCGCGCGACTTCGTCGCCAATCCGAACGGCAAGGTCACCCTGACCGAGTTCTACGACTATCGCTGCCCGCACTGCGTCAACATCGCGCCGGGCGTACTGAACCTGATCAAGGCCAACCCGGACCTGCGGGTCGTGTTCAAAGAGTTCCCGATCTTCGGCGCGGCCTCCGAGCGCGCCGCGGCCGGGGCCGTGCTGGTCAAGCAGTCGGGCGGCGACTATCTGGGCGTCTATCACGACTTCATGACCACCCGCCCGCTGGACGAGGCGGCCGTCGACCGGATCCTGAAGGCCCACGGGACCGACCCGGCCCGCCTGGACGACGCCCTGGTCCGCGCCGCCGCCGACCGCCAGCTGGCCGACGTGCGCAACCTGGCCATCTCGCTCGACATCGACGGCACCCCGGCCTTCATCATCGGCGACACGCTGATCCCCGGCGAGGACCTGGACGCGGTCAAGGCCGCGATCGCCAAGGCGCGGGCGAAGGGGTGA
- a CDS encoding Rne/Rng family ribonuclease, whose translation MSKRMLIDAVHAEETRVAVVDGSRVEDFDFESQAKKQLRGNIYLAKVTRVEPSLQAAFIEYGGNRHGFLAFNEIHPDYYQIPLADREALMREEAEADDEPPPRSHNGDEDHGEDDDDDDVMSDELARRNRRLMRRYKIQEVIKRRQIMLVQVVKEERGNKGAALTTYLSLAGRYGVLMPNTARGGGISRKITTATDRKRLKSVVQSLDVPQGMGLIVRTAGAKRTKAELKRDYEYLMRLWENIRERTLHSIAPALIYEEEDLVKRAIRDMFDKDLEGIWVEGEEGYREARDFMRMIMPSQAKKIIAYRDPTPLFVQAKIEDHLAQIYTPVVPLKSGGYLVINQTEALVAIDVNSGRSTRERNIEATALKTNVEAAEEAARQLRLRDLAGLIVIDFIDMDEAKNNRTVEKVLKDALKDDRARVQMGKISGFGLMEISRQRRRTGILEGTTHVCEHCAGVGRIRSTESSALAALRAVELEAVRGGAGAVTLRTSRAVGLYILNEKRAFLERLRQTKGLNVTVVVEDNLAHAEHAIERTESREFEAPEAPSRRPAFSPEPTEAEADDFIVEEDEDEEEEEDEEVEADGEREERRPVRAEAEGEGGSRGRSRRRRRRGGRRDETDRPARAAEAVEEEAVGEADDEGDGEGRGRGRRRRGRRGGRRMREEVRRDDPYAWSRPRVPDGDPYIWMDPGQPPAPRPAPVAEAPARAPAPAPEPVVAAVAAQPVIEAPPEDIWVELPAPEEAPAKKPKARRSRAKKAAEPVAEVAASLDGPGEIPVLEAAAPHVEPEAIEPVPVQPAVAIEPEPVPEPVVVTPAPAPEPVLAAVADAAEISSPPAKPKRGWWRRG comes from the coding sequence ATGTCGAAGAGAATGTTGATCGACGCCGTCCATGCCGAGGAAACTCGCGTGGCGGTGGTGGACGGTTCGCGGGTTGAAGATTTCGATTTCGAAAGCCAGGCCAAGAAGCAGCTTCGGGGAAACATCTATCTGGCGAAGGTGACGCGGGTCGAACCGAGCCTGCAGGCCGCCTTCATCGAATATGGTGGCAACCGCCACGGCTTCCTCGCCTTCAACGAGATCCATCCGGACTACTACCAGATCCCCCTGGCCGACCGCGAAGCGCTGATGCGCGAAGAGGCCGAGGCGGACGACGAGCCGCCGCCGCGCTCGCACAACGGTGACGAGGACCATGGCGAGGACGATGACGACGACGACGTGATGAGCGACGAGCTCGCGCGCCGCAATCGCCGCCTGATGCGCCGCTACAAGATCCAGGAAGTGATCAAGCGCCGCCAGATCATGCTGGTGCAGGTGGTCAAGGAAGAGCGCGGCAACAAGGGCGCGGCGCTGACCACCTATCTGTCGCTGGCCGGCCGCTACGGCGTTCTGATGCCCAACACCGCCCGCGGCGGCGGCATCAGCCGCAAGATCACCACCGCCACAGACCGCAAGCGGCTGAAGAGCGTGGTGCAGAGCCTGGACGTGCCGCAGGGCATGGGCCTGATCGTGCGCACCGCCGGGGCCAAGCGCACCAAGGCCGAGCTGAAGCGCGACTACGAATACCTGATGCGCCTGTGGGAGAATATCCGCGAGCGCACCCTGCACTCGATCGCCCCGGCCCTGATCTACGAGGAAGAAGACCTCGTGAAGCGGGCCATCCGCGACATGTTCGACAAGGACCTGGAGGGGATCTGGGTCGAGGGCGAGGAAGGCTACCGCGAGGCGCGCGACTTCATGCGCATGATCATGCCCTCGCAGGCCAAGAAGATCATCGCCTATCGCGATCCGACTCCGCTGTTCGTCCAGGCCAAGATCGAGGACCACCTGGCCCAGATCTACACCCCGGTGGTGCCGCTGAAGTCCGGCGGCTATCTGGTGATCAACCAGACAGAAGCCCTGGTGGCGATCGACGTCAACTCGGGCCGCTCGACCCGCGAGCGCAACATCGAGGCCACGGCGCTGAAGACCAATGTCGAGGCGGCCGAGGAAGCCGCCCGGCAACTGCGCCTGCGCGACCTGGCCGGCCTGATCGTGATCGACTTCATCGACATGGATGAGGCCAAGAACAACCGCACCGTCGAGAAGGTGCTGAAGGACGCGCTGAAGGACGACCGGGCGCGGGTGCAGATGGGCAAGATCTCCGGCTTCGGCCTGATGGAGATCAGCCGCCAGCGCCGCCGCACCGGCATCCTGGAAGGCACCACCCACGTCTGCGAACACTGCGCCGGGGTCGGCCGCATCCGCTCGACCGAGTCCAGCGCCCTGGCCGCCCTGCGCGCGGTGGAGCTGGAGGCGGTGCGCGGCGGGGCTGGCGCCGTCACCCTGCGCACCTCGCGCGCGGTCGGGCTCTACATCCTCAATGAGAAGCGCGCCTTCCTCGAGCGCCTGCGCCAGACCAAAGGCCTGAATGTGACCGTGGTGGTCGAGGACAACCTGGCCCACGCCGAGCACGCCATCGAGCGCACCGAGAGCCGCGAGTTCGAGGCGCCCGAGGCGCCCTCGCGCCGCCCGGCCTTCTCGCCCGAGCCCACTGAGGCCGAGGCGGACGACTTCATCGTCGAGGAAGACGAGGACGAGGAAGAGGAAGAGGACGAAGAGGTCGAGGCCGACGGCGAGCGCGAAGAACGTCGCCCGGTCCGCGCCGAGGCCGAGGGCGAAGGCGGTTCGCGCGGCCGCAGCCGCCGCCGCCGCCGCCGTGGCGGACGCCGCGACGAGACGGATCGCCCGGCTCGTGCGGCCGAGGCTGTCGAGGAAGAGGCCGTAGGCGAAGCGGACGACGAGGGTGATGGCGAAGGCCGCGGGCGCGGCCGCCGTCGCCGCGGACGGCGCGGCGGGCGGCGCATGCGCGAAGAGGTGCGGCGCGACGATCCCTACGCCTGGTCGCGCCCGCGCGTGCCCGACGGCGATCCCTACATCTGGATGGATCCCGGCCAGCCGCCGGCCCCGCGTCCGGCTCCCGTCGCCGAAGCGCCCGCTCGCGCCCCTGCCCCGGCGCCCGAGCCGGTCGTCGCTGCTGTGGCGGCCCAGCCGGTGATCGAAGCGCCGCCGGAGGACATCTGGGTCGAGCTGCCTGCCCCCGAAGAGGCGCCGGCCAAGAAGCCCAAGGCCCGCCGCTCGCGCGCCAAGAAGGCGGCCGAGCCGGTCGCCGAGGTCGCGGCCAGCCTGGACGGCCCCGGCGAGATTCCGGTGCTGGAGGCCGCCGCACCGCACGTCGAGCCGGAGGCGATCGAACCGGTTCCGGTGCAGCCGGCCGTCGCGATCGAGCCCGAGCCGGTCCCTGAGCCCGTCGTCGTGACCCCGGCGCCGGCGCCCGAACCGGTGCTGGCGGCCGTGGCGGACGCGGCGGAGATCTCGAGCCCGCCGGCCAAGCCCAAGCGGGGCTGGTGGCGTCGAGGTTGA
- a CDS encoding DUF4386 domain-containing protein: MTSVARKGSPRALARLTGGLYLYIMIGGLFAEAFVRDRLIVSNDAAATVHNIASSEALWRWGVAADVSTTLCDVAVAVLLFVLLAPVSRAMALSAAAFRLAYSAAMAASAALLVAPLFLLRDAAGGSQPMTALVAYSLHLHGAAFEIALTLFGVHLVLVGVLVARSTFLPRLLGAGLAVAGACYFANSFIGLVAPSFGKGLFPWILLPGFLAEGGLTLWLLIAGINDQRWREASAAAGAG, encoded by the coding sequence ATGACAAGCGTTGCAAGGAAGGGGTCGCCGCGCGCCCTCGCGCGGCTGACGGGCGGGCTTTACCTCTACATCATGATCGGGGGCCTGTTCGCCGAAGCTTTCGTTCGGGACAGGCTGATCGTATCGAACGACGCCGCCGCCACCGTTCACAACATCGCCTCGTCCGAAGCGCTCTGGCGCTGGGGCGTGGCGGCCGACGTATCGACGACCCTTTGCGACGTCGCCGTCGCCGTGCTGCTGTTCGTCCTCCTCGCGCCGGTGAGCAGGGCGATGGCGCTCAGCGCCGCCGCCTTCCGTCTGGCCTATTCCGCGGCGATGGCGGCCAGCGCCGCCCTGCTGGTCGCGCCGCTGTTTCTGCTCCGGGACGCGGCGGGCGGATCGCAGCCGATGACGGCCCTGGTCGCCTATTCGCTCCACCTGCACGGCGCGGCCTTCGAGATCGCCCTCACCTTGTTCGGGGTTCATCTCGTGCTCGTCGGCGTCCTGGTTGCGCGCTCGACCTTCCTTCCCCGGCTGCTCGGCGCAGGCCTGGCCGTCGCGGGCGCCTGCTACTTCGCCAACAGCTTCATCGGCCTCGTCGCGCCCAGCTTCGGCAAGGGATTGTTCCCCTGGATCCTGCTGCCCGGCTTCCTGGCCGAGGGGGGCCTGACGCTTTGGCTCCTGATCGCCGGGATCAATGACCAGCGGTGGCGCGAGGCCAGCGCCGCCGCCGGCGCCGGCTAG
- the mgtA gene encoding magnesium-translocating P-type ATPase has translation MAAAPFWTQTPEAAAQALGCGVTGLGSAEAAARLARWGPNSDARRRRAGLVLTIARRLLDPMCLLLLAAAGISAATGDNPSAVIILFILAASVTLDTVQERGATRTAEALEKSVAVKAEVRRDGAFVPLDPTLIVPGDVFRVDVGDIVPADGLILECQLCTLNEAALTGEPYGVAKAPGVTQAESPAEATNALFRGAVVQAGSATALAVGTGANTLFGAAASALDAPAETSPFERDLRQLGLLIARAAAVLVMGVLTVNVAFGRPLVESLMFSVALAVGLTPELLPMITTVTLSRGAVLMARKKVIVKRLAAIHDLGAMTVLCTDKTGTLTSARIELAGSLSPAGEPDERPAVLAAIAARLGGDKGSLDQALVAAKPDAGEGYSCRAQSPFDYQRRMGAALVEGPGGLLLVVKGAPEAVLAACVGAGGARLGPEDRQAVLAKVQELAGQGLRAIAIASRPWSGAVRPLTPDDEADLAFEGLCLFADPPKETAPAAVARLAQAGVRVVVLSGDEPLVVARLARTVGLRAERVIKGADLEQLSTEALRSLVLSTDAFGRLSPTQKVRVVRALQAAGEVVGFLGDGVNDAPAIKSAHIGLSADGATAVARAAADMILLDTDLGVVADGVEEGRRTFANILKYIRMASSSNFGNMLSMAAASLVLPFLPMLAIQILLNNLLYDVSEIGIPLDRVSAADIAAPQRWRTRDVVRFAAVMGPLSSVFDLATFALLYFALHADHAAFRTGWFIESIATQTLVVFLIRTPRRAWRDAPARALVIPTLAALTLALTIPFTPLGHWFSFASLPPMIVLAMAGIVAVYLVCAEAVKPLAMARTARVR, from the coding sequence ATGGCCGCCGCGCCGTTCTGGACCCAGACGCCCGAGGCGGCGGCGCAGGCGCTGGGCTGTGGCGTCACGGGCCTGGGCTCGGCCGAGGCCGCCGCGCGGCTGGCCAGGTGGGGTCCCAACAGCGACGCCAGGCGGCGACGCGCCGGGCTGGTCCTGACCATCGCCCGCCGGCTGCTGGACCCCATGTGCCTCTTGCTGCTGGCCGCCGCGGGGATATCCGCCGCCACCGGGGACAATCCGAGCGCGGTGATCATCCTGTTCATCCTCGCCGCCTCGGTGACCCTGGACACCGTGCAGGAGCGCGGCGCGACCCGCACCGCCGAGGCGCTGGAGAAGTCGGTGGCGGTGAAGGCCGAGGTCAGGCGCGACGGCGCCTTTGTCCCCCTGGACCCGACCCTGATCGTCCCCGGCGACGTATTCCGGGTCGATGTGGGCGACATCGTGCCCGCCGACGGCCTGATCCTCGAGTGCCAGCTCTGCACCCTCAACGAGGCGGCGCTGACCGGCGAGCCCTATGGCGTGGCCAAGGCGCCCGGCGTGACCCAGGCCGAGAGCCCCGCCGAGGCCACCAACGCCCTGTTCCGCGGGGCGGTGGTCCAGGCCGGCTCGGCCACGGCCCTGGCGGTCGGCACCGGGGCCAATACCCTGTTCGGCGCGGCGGCCAGCGCGCTCGACGCCCCGGCCGAGACCTCGCCATTCGAGCGCGACCTGCGCCAGCTGGGCCTTTTGATCGCGCGGGCGGCGGCGGTGCTGGTGATGGGGGTCCTGACGGTCAACGTCGCCTTCGGCCGGCCCCTGGTCGAGTCGCTGATGTTCTCGGTGGCCCTGGCGGTGGGGCTGACGCCCGAGCTCTTGCCCATGATCACCACCGTCACCCTGTCGCGCGGGGCGGTGCTGATGGCGCGCAAGAAGGTGATCGTCAAGCGGCTGGCGGCGATCCACGACCTGGGCGCCATGACCGTCCTGTGCACCGACAAGACCGGCACCCTGACCTCGGCCAGGATCGAGCTGGCCGGCTCGCTGTCACCGGCCGGCGAGCCGGACGAGCGCCCCGCGGTGCTGGCGGCCATCGCCGCCCGCCTGGGGGGCGACAAGGGATCGCTGGACCAGGCCCTGGTCGCGGCCAAACCGGATGCCGGCGAGGGCTACAGCTGCCGGGCGCAGTCGCCGTTCGACTACCAGCGGCGCATGGGCGCGGCCCTGGTCGAGGGGCCGGGCGGGCTGCTGCTGGTGGTCAAGGGGGCGCCCGAGGCGGTGCTGGCCGCCTGCGTGGGCGCCGGCGGCGCGCGGCTGGGGCCTGAGGATCGCCAGGCGGTGCTGGCCAAGGTGCAGGAGCTGGCCGGCCAGGGGCTGAGGGCCATCGCCATCGCCTCGCGCCCCTGGAGCGGCGCGGTGCGCCCACTCACCCCCGACGACGAGGCGGATCTGGCGTTCGAGGGCCTGTGCCTGTTCGCCGACCCGCCCAAGGAGACGGCGCCGGCGGCGGTGGCCCGCCTGGCCCAGGCCGGGGTGCGGGTGGTGGTGCTGTCCGGCGACGAGCCCCTGGTGGTGGCGCGGCTGGCCCGGACCGTGGGCCTGCGCGCCGAGCGGGTGATCAAGGGCGCGGACCTGGAGCAGCTGAGCACCGAGGCCCTGCGCAGCCTGGTGCTGAGCACCGACGCCTTCGGCCGCCTCTCGCCGACCCAGAAGGTTCGCGTCGTCCGCGCCCTGCAGGCGGCCGGCGAGGTGGTGGGGTTCCTGGGCGACGGGGTCAACGACGCCCCGGCGATCAAGAGCGCCCATATCGGCCTCTCCGCCGACGGGGCGACCGCGGTGGCCCGGGCCGCCGCCGACATGATCCTCTTGGACACCGACCTGGGCGTCGTCGCCGACGGGGTCGAGGAGGGCCGGCGCACCTTCGCCAACATCCTGAAATACATCCGCATGGCCTCGAGCTCGAACTTCGGCAACATGCTGTCCATGGCCGCCGCCTCGCTGGTGCTGCCCTTCCTGCCGATGCTGGCGATCCAGATCCTCTTGAACAACCTGCTCTATGACGTCTCCGAGATCGGCATACCGCTGGACCGGGTCAGCGCGGCCGATATCGCGGCGCCCCAGCGCTGGCGCACCCGCGACGTGGTCCGGTTCGCGGCCGTGATGGGGCCGCTGTCGTCGGTGTTCGACCTGGCCACCTTCGCCCTGCTCTACTTCGCCCTGCACGCCGACCACGCCGCGTTCCGCACCGGCTGGTTCATCGAGTCGATCGCCACCCAGACCCTGGTAGTGTTTCTGATCCGCACGCCCAGGCGAGCCTGGCGCGACGCCCCGGCCCGGGCCCTGGTCATCCCCACCCTGGCGGCCCTCACGCTGGCCCTGACGATCCCGTTCACGCCGCTTGGCCACTGGTTCTCGTTCGCCAGCCTGCCGCCGATGATCGTCCTGGCCATGGCGGGGATCGTCGCGGTCTACCTCGTCTGCGCAGAGGCGGTGAAGCCGCTGGCCATGGCGCGGACTGCGCGGGTGCGGTGA
- a CDS encoding M48 family metalloprotease has product MKSRAPRLPRRRRSPIGAAASVLALAAGLAAPVAPAFAQDGPLSLIRDTEIEAILHQDADPLFVAAGLDPKVVQIHIVGDKDLNAFVAGGQNMFINTGLIVRAKNPNELIGVMAHETGHMAGGHLANSDIAGKQALATFLLTMGLAVAAAAGGAPDAAGALIYSSDYFATLTILSYTREQEARADQAAITYLERAGESPKGLVDFFDNFRYEEVFSGAKRYPFFQSHPISSERIEALRVRAQQQAHYGVTDAPEALAQHAIMVAKLKAFTNLPQQTFIDYPESDTSYPARYARAIAYYRDLQTDKAVKLTDALLAEQPENPYLWELKGQTLFEAGRAKQAEPAHRKSVELKPDAPLLHMNLGQTLLAEDDPKKLDEAIGEIRKSLFVESDNPFGWLLLSQAYDRKGEPGMARLAAAEEEFSLGQASEAKGFAMRARMQLPKNSPEWRRATDIVLVSKPSKADLQALAREGGVGG; this is encoded by the coding sequence ATGAAGAGCCGCGCCCCTCGTCTCCCCCGCCGCCGGCGTTCGCCCATCGGCGCGGCGGCCAGCGTCCTGGCGCTGGCCGCGGGCCTGGCGGCTCCGGTCGCGCCGGCCTTCGCCCAGGACGGTCCCCTGTCCCTGATCCGCGACACCGAGATCGAGGCGATCCTGCACCAGGACGCCGATCCCCTGTTCGTGGCCGCGGGCCTGGACCCCAAGGTGGTGCAGATCCACATCGTCGGCGACAAGGACCTGAACGCCTTCGTCGCCGGCGGCCAGAACATGTTCATAAACACCGGCCTGATCGTGCGGGCCAAGAACCCCAACGAGCTGATCGGAGTCATGGCGCACGAGACCGGCCACATGGCCGGCGGGCACCTGGCCAATTCCGACATCGCCGGCAAGCAGGCCCTGGCCACCTTCCTTTTGACCATGGGCCTGGCCGTGGCCGCGGCGGCGGGCGGCGCGCCGGATGCGGCGGGCGCGCTGATCTACAGCTCGGACTATTTCGCCACCCTGACCATCCTCAGCTACACCCGCGAGCAGGAGGCCCGGGCCGACCAGGCGGCGATCACCTATCTGGAGAGGGCCGGGGAATCCCCCAAGGGCCTCGTCGATTTCTTCGACAACTTCCGCTACGAGGAAGTGTTTTCGGGCGCCAAGCGCTACCCCTTCTTCCAGAGCCACCCGATCAGCTCGGAGCGTATCGAGGCCCTGCGCGTGCGCGCCCAGCAGCAGGCGCACTATGGCGTGACCGACGCGCCTGAGGCCCTGGCCCAGCACGCCATCATGGTCGCCAAGCTGAAGGCCTTCACCAACCTGCCGCAGCAGACCTTCATCGACTATCCTGAGAGCGACACCAGCTATCCCGCCCGCTACGCCCGCGCGATCGCCTATTATCGCGACCTGCAGACCGACAAGGCGGTCAAGCTGACCGACGCGCTGCTGGCCGAGCAGCCGGAGAACCCCTACCTGTGGGAGCTGAAGGGCCAGACCCTGTTCGAGGCCGGCCGGGCCAAGCAGGCCGAGCCCGCCCACCGCAAGTCGGTGGAGCTGAAGCCCGACGCGCCGCTGCTGCACATGAACCTGGGCCAAACGCTCCTGGCCGAGGACGATCCCAAGAAGCTGGACGAGGCGATCGGCGAGATCCGCAAGTCGCTGTTCGTCGAATCCGACAACCCCTTTGGCTGGCTCCTCTTGTCCCAGGCCTATGACCGCAAGGGCGAGCCCGGCATGGCGCGGCTGGCGGCGGCGGAGGAGGAGTTCTCCCTGGGCCAGGCCTCCGAGGCCAAGGGCTTCGCCATGCGCGCGCGCATGCAGCTGCCCAAGAACAGCCCCGAATGGCGCCGGGCCACCGACATCGTGCTGGTGTCCAAGCCCAGCAAGGCCGACCTGCAGGCCCTGGCCCGCGAAGGCGGCGTCGGCGGGTAG
- a CDS encoding DUF899 domain-containing protein, whose amino-acid sequence MTHAVEPTGGPAPFEKPPIVSPEAWEAARQAMLVKEKALTRARDALAADRRRMPWMAVDAAYEFEGPHGKASLVDLFEGRSQLIVYRAFYEPGVFGWPDNACRGCSMVADQVAHLAHLNARDVTLAYVSRAPQADIARLKANKGWTMPWYTITDRFDADFGVDQWHGHNVFIREGEQVFRTYLINSRGDEAIGTTWSYLDLAPLGRQEAWEDSPAGYPQTPPYKWWNWHDNYAAEAAPNARWVEVSEAGEAALRTVNQSAEA is encoded by the coding sequence ATGACCCACGCTGTCGAGCCCACCGGCGGACCAGCCCCGTTTGAGAAGCCGCCGATCGTTTCGCCCGAGGCCTGGGAGGCCGCGCGCCAGGCGATGCTGGTCAAGGAGAAGGCCCTGACCCGCGCCCGCGACGCCCTGGCCGCCGACCGGCGGCGGATGCCGTGGATGGCGGTCGACGCCGCCTATGAGTTCGAAGGCCCCCACGGCAAGGCCAGCCTGGTCGACCTGTTCGAGGGCCGCAGCCAGCTGATCGTCTATCGCGCCTTCTACGAGCCCGGCGTGTTCGGCTGGCCGGACAACGCCTGCCGCGGCTGCTCCATGGTCGCCGACCAGGTCGCCCACCTGGCCCACCTGAACGCCCGCGACGTCACCCTGGCCTATGTCTCGCGCGCGCCGCAAGCCGACATCGCCCGGCTGAAGGCGAACAAGGGCTGGACCATGCCCTGGTACACCATCACCGATCGCTTCGACGCCGATTTCGGCGTGGACCAGTGGCACGGCCACAACGTGTTCATCCGCGAGGGCGAGCAGGTGTTCCGCACCTATCTGATCAACAGCCGCGGCGACGAGGCGATCGGCACCACCTGGAGCTATCTCGACCTGGCCCCGCTGGGCCGCCAGGAGGCCTGGGAGGACTCACCCGCCGGCTATCCCCAGACCCCGCCCTACAAGTGGTGGAACTGGCACGACAACTACGCCGCCGAGGCCGCGCCTAACGCCCGCTGGGTCGAGGTGTCCGAGGCCGGCGAGGCCGCCCTGCGCACGGTGAACCAGAGCGCCGAGGCATGA